In Dermacentor variabilis isolate Ectoservices chromosome 7, ASM5094787v1, whole genome shotgun sequence, a genomic segment contains:
- the LOC142587885 gene encoding progestin and adipoQ receptor family member 3-like — MDATVDYEPQQPRPAAAHRPRDRPGKRRDHHAKLRRFEEVPAFLRPNPFIRRGYRVLYTPRQCLRSVFQWNNETLNIWTHLGGIFLFGAVLVRDVRYRLPSVRANLVDSAVVVAIVCAYITTLSLSVLYHTFNCQSKEAYHKLLRYDLAGVGLSLGSTFSSGVILAFQEHAFFMYLYVSLETLLLVFIMATQDSDNSKVLCSLVVFGLVPTFHWLYLAPPYMPLILPRVALIFVYAAISYVVLEGRFPERMWPGRCDYVGASHQIWHLLVLLMTYWWHETAFEFVRCKNGLC, encoded by the coding sequence ATGGACGCGACCGTCGACTACGAGCCGCAGCAGCCACGGCCGGCGGCCGCCCACAGGCCGCGTGATCGCCCCGGCAAGCGTCGAGACCACCACGCCAAGCTGCGGCGATTCGAAGAGGTGCCGGCGTTCCTGCGCCCGAACCCGTTCATTCGCAGGGGCTACCGCGTGCTCTACACCCCTCGGCAGTGCCTGCGAAGCGTCTTCCAGTGGAACAACGAGACGCTCAACATCTGGACGCACCTCGGCGGAATCTTCCTCTTCGGCGCCGTGCTCGTCCGAGACGTCCGGTACCGGCTTCCCTCGGTCAGGGCGAACCTCGTCGACTCCGCCGTCGTGGTGGCCATCGTGTGCGCCTACATCACGacgctgtcgctctccgtgctgtaCCACACGTTCAACTGCCAGTCCAAGGAGGCCTACCACAAGCTGCTGCGCTACGACCTGGCCGGCGTCGGTCTCAGCCTCGGCTCCACCTTTTCGTCCGGCGTCATCCTGGCGTTCCAGGAGCACGCCTTCTTCATGTACCTGTACGTGTCGCTCGAGACGCTCCTGCTGGTGTTCATCATGGCCACGCAGGACTCCGACAACAGCAAGGTCCTCTGCAGCCTGGTCGTGTTCGGGCTGGTGCCCACCTTCCACTGGCTTTACCTGGCGCCGCCTTACATGCCGCTGATTCTGCCTCGCGTCGCGCTGATCTTTGTGTACGCGGCCATTTCGTACGTCGTGCTCGAGGGACGCTTTCCCGAGCGAATGTGGCCCGGCCGCTGCGACTACGTGGGAGCCAGCCACCAGATCTGGCACTTGCTTGTCCTCCTCATGACCTACTGGTGGCACGAGACGGCGTTCGAGTTCGTGCGGTGTAAGAACGGCTTGTGCTGA